In the genome of Thermoflexus sp., one region contains:
- a CDS encoding J domain-containing protein, producing MEFKDYYAILGVSPDASEEEIKRAYRKLARQYHPDVNPGDKAAEEKFKEINEAYEVLSDPEKRRKYDELRRQYEAWRRAGYDPGQFDWSPWVQPGRVRVEMGDLEDLLSGFSDFFEMLFGGMPRRTRGWTTTRIRGRDIEQPVTLTLEEAFQGTTRIIRTRDGRRLEVRIPPGVRSGARVRVPGAGEPGYGGPPGDLYLVVEIAPHPRFEQRDRDLYATLPVDLYTAVLGGEVPFRHLDGRTLMVHVPPETQNGTLIRLRGEGMPSPQHPGERGDLYLRVSVELPRNLTPRERELFAELARLRRGR from the coding sequence ATGGAGTTCAAAGATTATTACGCGATCCTGGGGGTCTCCCCTGACGCCAGCGAAGAGGAGATCAAGCGAGCCTATCGGAAACTGGCCCGACAATACCATCCAGATGTGAACCCGGGCGACAAGGCGGCCGAGGAGAAATTCAAGGAAATCAATGAAGCATACGAGGTTCTCTCAGATCCAGAAAAGCGCCGAAAATACGATGAGCTCCGCCGCCAGTATGAAGCCTGGCGTCGGGCCGGTTACGATCCGGGCCAGTTCGACTGGTCTCCCTGGGTCCAGCCGGGCCGGGTGCGGGTCGAAATGGGCGATCTGGAGGACCTGCTCTCCGGGTTCTCGGATTTCTTTGAGATGCTGTTCGGGGGCATGCCCCGACGGACGCGCGGATGGACCACCACCCGGATCCGGGGGCGGGATATCGAGCAGCCGGTGACGCTCACCCTGGAGGAGGCCTTCCAGGGAACCACGCGGATCATTCGCACGCGGGATGGACGCCGCCTGGAAGTGCGCATCCCGCCAGGGGTGCGCTCGGGAGCTCGCGTGCGGGTTCCCGGGGCTGGAGAGCCCGGTTATGGCGGGCCTCCGGGGGATCTGTATCTGGTGGTTGAAATCGCTCCCCATCCCCGCTTCGAACAACGGGATCGGGATCTCTACGCCACGTTGCCGGTCGATCTCTACACCGCTGTCCTGGGGGGCGAGGTTCCCTTCCGCCATCTGGATGGAAGGACCCTCATGGTTCACGTTCCGCCGGAGACCCAGAACGGCACGCTGATCCGTCTGCGGGGAGAGGGCATGCCTTCCCCTCAGCATCCGGGCGAACGGGGAGACCTTTACCTTCGGGTCTCCGTGGAGCTGCCCCGCAACCTGACCCCCCGAGAACGCGAGCTGTTCGCCGAACTGGCCCGCCTGCGCCGAGGGCGCTGA